The Streptomyces sp. DG1A-41 genomic sequence CAGATGCTCGCGTCCACTGTGCAGTTCTCAAACAACGACCAGCCACCCATCACCCCGGGACAACATCCCGAGTTCACTGGGGCCGGCGCCGAGGAAAAATCCATTCCCTCAGACACCCAACAGCGTGCCCGGCCAGCTCCCGCCCGGAGATCGTGCGTTCCACGCTCTTACGAGCAGTACTAGCAGCCTCCGACCCGAGGTCCTGGCCGAGTAGTCAACGTTCCACCCATGAGCAACCAGCATCAGACACTCGCTGATGTACTGGCCTCTGACCTCACCCCGAAGGGATCGGTGAGAAGTGCTCCTTAGAAAGGAGGTGATCCAGCCGCACCTTCCGGTACGGCTACCTTGTTACGACTTCGTCCCAATCGCCAGTCCCACCTTCGACAGCTCCCTCCCCACAAGGAGGTTGGGCCACCGGCTTCGGGTGTTACCGACTTTCGTGACGTGACGGGCGGTGTGTACAAGGCCCGGGAACGTATTCACCGCAGCAATGCTGATCTGCGATTACTAGCGACTCCGACTTCATGGGGTCGAGTTGCAGACCCCAATCCGAACTGAGACCGGCTTTTTGAGATTCGCTCCACCTCGCGGTATCGCAGCTCATTGTACCGGCCATTGTAGCACGTGTGCAGCCCAAGACATAAGGGGCATGATGACTTGACGTCGTCCCCACCTTCCTCCGAGTTGACCCCGGCGGTCTCCCGTGAGTCCCCAGCACCACAAGGGCCTGCTGGCAACACGGGACAAGGGTTGCGCTCGTTGCGGGACTTAACCCAACATCTCACGACACGAGCTGACGACAGCCATGCACCACCTGTACACCGACCACAAGGGGGACCCTGTCTCCAGGGTTTTCCGGTGTATGTCAAGCCTTGGTAAGGTTCTTCGCGTTGCGTCGAATTAAGCCACATGCTCCGCCGCTTGTGCGGGCCCCCGTCAATTCCTTTGAGTTTTAGCCTTGCGGCCGTACTCCCCAGGCGGGGCACTTAATGCGTTAGCTGCGGCACGGACAACGTGGAATGTTGCCCACACCTAGTGCCCACCGTTTACGGCGTGGACTACCAGGGTATCTAATCCTGTTCGCTCCCCACGCTTTCGCTCCTCAGCGTCAGTATCGGCCCAGAGATCCGCCTTCGCCACCGGTGTTCCTCCTGATATCTGCGCATTTCACCGCTACACCAGGAATTCCGATCTCCCCTACCGAACTCTAGCCTGCCCGTATCGACTGCAGACCCGGGGTTAAGCCCCGGGCTTTCACAACCGACGTGACAAGCCGCCTACGAGCTCTTTACGCCCAATAATTCCGGACAACGCTCGCGCCCTACGTATTACCGCGGCTGCTGGCACGTAGTTCAGCCGGCGCTTCTTCTGCAGGTACCGTCACTTTCGCTTCTTCCCTGCTGAAAGAGGTTTACAACCCGAAGGCCGTCATCCCTCACGCGGCGTCGCTGCATCAGGCTTTCGCCCATTGTGCAATATTCCCCACTGCTGCCTCCCGTAGGAGTCTGGGCCGTGTCTCAGTCCCAGTGTGGCCGGTCGCCCTCTCAGGCCGGCTACCCGTCGTCGCCTTGGTGAGCCGTTACCTCACCAACAAGCTGATAGGCCGCGGGCTCATCCTGCACCGCCGGAGCTTTACAGCCCCCACCATGCGATGGAGACTCATATCCGGTATTAGACCCCGTTTCCAGGGCTTGTCCCAGAGTGCAGGGCAGATTGCCCACGTGTTACTCACCCGTTCGCCACTAATCCCCACCGAAGTGGTTCATCGTTCGACTTGCATGTGTTAAGCACGCCGCCAGCGTTCGTCCTGAGCCAGGATCAAACTCTCCGTGAATGTGTACCGGTAATCCGGTCGACACCACGAGAGCGGAACAGTCGGAGGAATAATCCGACCGTTCACAGCGTCCTCGCTGTGTTTTTTCAAAGGAACCTCGCCCCAGCAGATGCTGGAGACGGGGTATCAACATATCTGGCGTTGACTTTTGGCACGCTGTTGAGTTCTCAAGGAACGGTCGCTTCCTTTGTACTCACCCTCTCGGGCTTTCCTCCGGGCGCTTCCCTTCGGTCTTGCGTTTCCGACTCTATCAGATCCTTTTCCCGATCCGATTTCCTCGGTGCTTTCCAGGTTCCCGCTTCCGCGTTTCCCTTTCCGGCGCTTCCGACTTTACCAGAGTTTCGGGCCGGACTGACCGGCCACTCATTTCCGATTTATCGGGAGGGGCTTCAATGAAATCAGCGATTCATGAAGCGGACAGATGCTCACAGTCGCCGATCTGGGGCCAAACCCCATGTCCAGGCAACTGTTCGAATCTACCTCCCCGCAGTGGCCGTGTCAACGGCTCCTGTGGGGCGAAGAGGAGACTAGCAGCTGAACGGACGTGGTCGCACATCCGGCTGCCGCAGGGCCCTTCAGGCAGCTGTCGGCACGGTGGCGCTGCGTTCCGCTGCCTCGACGTCGCCGGTCTCGCCGGCGCGGGCGGCACGGCCGCCCAAAACGTAGACGTAGGCGAGGAAGGCCGCTTCGGCGACGACTCCGATGGTGATGCGGGCCCAGGTGGGGAGGCCGGACGGGGTGACGAAGCCTTCGATGGCCCCGGAGACGAAGAGGACCAGGGCCAAGCCGATGGCCATGCCGATCGCGGCACGGCCCTCTTCCGCGAGAGCTGTGCGTCGTGTGCGGGGCCCCGGGTCGATAAGAGTCCAGCCGAGGCGCAGGCCGGTGCCGGCGGCCACGAAGACGGCGGTCAGTTCGAGCAGGCCGTGCGGGAGGACCAGCCCGAGGAACGTGTCGAGGCGGCCGGCCGAGGACATCAGGCCGACGCCGATGCCCAGGTTGAGCATGTTCTGGAAGAGGATCCAGAGGACCGGGAGTCCCAGGAAGACACCCAGGATGAGGCACAGGGCTGCGGCCCAGGCGTTGTTCGTCCAGACCTGGGCGGCGAAGCTGGCAGCCGGGTGGCTGGAGTAGTACGTCTCGTACTGGCCGCCGGGGCGAGTGAGCTCGCGCAGTTCGCTGGGGGCCGCGATGGAGGCCTGTACTTCGGGGTGGGTGCCGATCCACCAGCCCAGGAGGCCTGCCACGGCCGTGGACAGGAGTGCGGTGGGTACCCACCAGTGGCGTGACTTGTAGACGGCGGCGGGGAAGCCGTGGGCGAGGAAGCGGGTGACGTCGCGCCAGGTGGCGCGTCGGGTGCCTGTCACGGCACTACGCGCGCGTGCCACGAGTTGGCTGAGCCTGCCGGTCAGCTGGGGGTCGGGGGCGCTGGACTGGATCAGGGAGAGGTGCGTGGCCGTGCGTTGGTAGAGAGTGACGAGTTCGTCGGCTTCGGCACCGCTGAGGCGGCGCTGGCGGCGGAGCAGAGCTTCGAGGCGGTCCCACTCCGCTCGGTGGGCGGAGACGAAGACGTCGAGGTCCATCGGTGTGCCTGCTCCTCGGCTGTTCGTCGGCGGCTCGTCGTGGATCAGCTTGTCGTACTGCGGCGCGATGCGCCCTCAGCTTGGCAGACTGGCCCTGTCGGGGGCAGGGCAGGGGAAGGACGGCGGGCGTGAGTGAGCTGGTGACGGGCGAGGCGGTGGCGCTGGAGCTGCGCCCCGCGAGGTTGCCCAGCAGGGCGCTGGCCGTGTTGCTGGATCTTGTGGTGGCCGTGGCCGTCTACGTCGCGGTGACCATCGCGATCGTGGTTTCCACCGCCTCGCTGGACGAGGCGGCGCAGACGGCACTGTCGATCGCGACGTTCGTTCTCGTGCTGGTGGGCGGGCCGATAGCGGTGGAGACGCTCAGTCATGGGCGCTCGCTCGGGAAGATGGCGTGCGGTCTGCGCGTGGTGCGGGACGACGGGGGGCCGATCCGGTTCCGCCATGCGTTGGTGAGGGGCTTGATCGGGGTGATCGAGATCCTCATGACCTTCGGGGTCGTCGCCTGTATCGCCTCGTTCGTGTCGGCGCGTGGGCGCCGGCTGGGGGATGTGTTCGCGGGGACTCTCGTCGTGCGGGAGCGGACTCCGGTCGCGCGGACTGGGTTCGTGCCGCCTCCCCCGCCCTGGCTGGCGGGGCGGTTCTCGGGGCTCGATCTGTCTGCGGTGCCCGACGGGTTGTGGCTCGCCGTCCGTCAGTATCTGACGCGCGTGCAGCAGCTGGATCCGCAGGTGGGCTGGTCCATGGGGGAGCGGCTGGCGTCGGATCTCGCCGAGCGGACGGGGGTTCCGGTGCCGCAGGGTGTTCCGCCGGCGGCGTATCTGGCGGCGGTCGTGCATGAACGGCAGTCGCGGGAGGCTCGGCGGGCTTTCGGGAGCGGGTCGGCCTCGTCGGCCGCTCGGGCTGCCTACTGGGCTCCAGCCAGTGAGACCGCTCCGGCTGCGGGCGCGGCGCCCGCTGTGTACGGACCGTCGGCTTCGCCGCCTGGTGCCGCGTCCGAGCCGTCCGGCGGGGTTCGGCCCGCGGAGGCGCATGAGGTGCCCGCGGGCGATCGTCCTGGGACCGGGTTCGTGCCGCCGGCGTAGTGGAGGTCGGGGCTGCACGCTCGGAGGGGGTTGCCCTCAGGGAAACACCGACGGCGGTGATTCGAGGTCCTCGAGCTCGATGCCGGGGGCCGCGAGCACCACGTCGCCGGCGATGTGCACGGAGTGCTGCTCGCCCGTGTCCAGGGCTGTGACCTGGTATTCGTCCACGGTCAGGGGGCCGTTGTCAGTGGCGTGTGCTTCTCTTTTCAGCAAGGTCCACGACTGGTCGACGGTGCGCGGGGCGAGGACCGGGTCCGTGAAGGCGACGAGGCGTACGCGGGTGCCTGCTGAGGAGGGAGTGAGGCGTAGGAGACGGGTGGTGGCGACGAGGAATGCCGGGGAGGCGCCGGTGAAGGCGTGGGCGCGCACATTGCCTTCGGTGGCCTCGGTTCCGGAGGGGTCGGTGCGGACCCAGGTGACGCCGTCGAGGGCGGCGCCGCGGACCTGCCAGGCGGCGGTGTGGAGTTCGAGGCGGATGGGGCGGCCGAGTTCGTCGAGGGTGAGGTCGACGGAGCCGTGGTGATCGCCCGGGGGGGTGGTCAGCTGGGAGACGTAACGCCAGCCGGAGGGGCCGATGGCGCAGTGGAAGTGCTCTTCTGCGAGGGGGGTGTGATCGTGCGGATCGTGGAGCGAATATCGGCCGCGGGGCATGGTGGTCCTGGGTCTTGACGGGCTGGGCCGGTCGCTGGTCCGTCAAACGGGGCAGGCCCCCGGCACGGGGGTGCGGGGGCCTGCCTCGGAGGACCTGAGCTGCTGCCGTGGAGCGCGTCAGTGCACGGACGTGCTCACCGGGCTGCGGTGTGGGCTCGGCAGCGCTGTTCTGCTCGGCTCAGTAGCGGTAGTGGTCCGGCTTGTACGGGCCCTCGACCTCCACGCCGATGTACTCGGCCTGCTCGGGGCGGAGCGTGGTGAGCTTCACGCCGAGCGCGTCGAGGTGGAGGCGGGCGACCTTCTCGTCGAGGTGCTTGGGCAGCACGTAGACGCCGGTCGGGTACTCGTCGGGCTTGGTGAACAGCTCGATCTGGGCCAGGGTCTGGTCCGCGAAGGAGTTGGACATCACGAACGACGGGTGGCCGGTGGCGTTGCCCAGGTTCAGCAGGCGGCCCTCGGAGAGGACGATGATCACCTTGCCGTCGGGGAAGGTCCAGGTGTGGACCTGCGGCTTGATCTCGTCCTTGACGATGCCGGGGATCTTCGCGAGGCCGGCCATGTCGATCTCGTTGTCGAAGTGGCCGATGTTGCCGACGATTGCCTGGTGCTTCATCTTGGCCATGTCGCCGGCGATGATGATGTCCTTGTTGCCGGTCGTGGTGATGAAGATGTCGGCCTTGTCGATGACCTCGTCGAGGGTCGTGACCTGGTAGCCGTCCATCGCGGCCTGGAGGGCGCAGATCGGGTCGATCTCGGTGACGATCACGCGGGCGCCCTGTCCGCGCAGGGACTCCGCGCAGCCCTTGCCCACGTCGCCGTAGCCGCAGACGACCGCGGTCTTGCCGCCGATGAGGACGTCGGTGGCGCGGTTGATGCCGTCGACGAGCGAGTGGCGGCAGCCGTACTTGTTGTCGAACTTCGACTTGGTGACGGCGTCGTTGACGTTGATCGCCGGGAACAGGAGGGTGCCGTCGCGCTGCATCTCGTACAGGCGGTGGACGCCGGTCGTGGTCTCCTCGGTCACGCCGCGGATCTCGGAGGCCAGCTGGGTCCACTTCTGCGAGCCGTCCGTGATGGTGCGGTGCAGGAGTTCGAGGATGACGCGGTGCTCGTCGGACTCGGCGGTGTCGACGTCCGGGACCTTGCCGTCCTTCTCGTACTCGACTCCCTTGTGGACGAGGAGGGTGGCGTCACCGCCGTCGTCCAGGATCATGTTCGGGCCGCCGGTGGGGCTGTCCGGCCAGGTCAGCGCCTGCTCCGTGCACCACCAGTACTCCTCCAGGGTCTCGCCCTTCCAGGCGAAGACCGGGACGCCCTGCGGGTTGTCGGGCGTGCCGTTCGGGCCTACGGCGATGGCGGCCGCGGCGTGGTCCTGGGTGGAGAAGATGTTGCAGGAGGCCCAGCGGACCCGGGCGCCGAGGGCGACCAGGGTCTCGATGAGCACGGCGGTCTGCACGGTCATGTGCAGGGAGCCGGTGACGCGGGCGCCGGCCAGGGGCTGCGCCTCGGCGTACTCCTTGCGGATCGCCATCAGGCCGGGCATCTCGTGCTCGGCGAGGGTGATCTCCTTGCGGCCGAACTCGGCCAGGGAGAGGTCGGCGACCTTGAAGTCCTGTCGGTTTTCGACAGTCGTCATTGAGAGCTGCTCCTCGGGATTGGGTCGAGGTGGGTACGGCTGGTCTGCGCGGCGGCGGACACAGGGGTGCCCGAAAGAGGACACAGGCATGCCCGCGTGCGCGCAGCGCAGTCCGTCGGAGGCCCTCTCTCCCTCGGCCGGTCCGCGGTGGGACCGCCCGACCGCCATCAGCAGCGACGTCTGGCTCCGTCCCAAGCTACACCGGGGGCGCCTGCGATCCCCAGTCCGCAGGCAAACACATCGAGCCGATCCCGTAACGGCCGGGGGTGGGACTGTCGGTGAGGTGTGGGGGCGAGGGAAGGCCGCGGGGCCCGCCGAGTGGGTCGGCGGGCCCCGCGGCCGGAGGAGACGTAGGGGGTGTCAGTGGTCGGTGGAGTGCGGGGTGGGGCCGCCGGGGCTTGCGTCGGGGTCGGAGCCCTTGGCGGCTTCGGCCTGGCTGTAGATGTCCGGCTCGAGGTAGATCACGCGGGCGATCGGGACGGCTTCGCGGATGCGGGACTCGGCGGCGTCGATGGCGGCGGCGATCTCCGTGGCCGTCTCCTCGTGGTGGACGGCGATCTTGGCGGCGACGAGCAGTTCCTCGGGGCCGAGGTGGAGCGTGCGCATGTGGATGATGCGGGTGACCGTGTCACCGTCGACGAGGGCGGCCTCGATCTTCTGGGTCTCCTCGACGCCGGCGGACTCGCCGAGCAGCAGCGACTTGGTCTCGGCGGCGAGGACCAGGGCGATCAGGATGAGCAGGATGCCGATGCAGAGGGTGCCGATGCCGTCCCAGACGCTGTCGCCGGTGAGCAGGGCGAGGCCGACGCCGCCGAGCGCGAGGAACAGGCCGACGAGGGCGCCGAGGTCCTCCAGGAGGACGACCGGGAGCTCGGGGGCCTTGGCGTGGCGGACGAACTCCTTCCAGGAGCGCTGGCCCCGCAGGACGTTGGACTCCTTGATGGCCGTGCGGAAGGAGAAGGTCTCGGCGATGATCGCGAAGACCAGGACGCCGACCGGCCAGTACCAGTGCGTCAGCTCGTGCGGGTGCTTGATCTTCTCGTAACCCTCGTAGAGGGCGAACATGCCGCCGACCGAGAAGAGGACGATGGAGACGAGGAAGGCGTAGATGTAGCGCTCGCGGCCGTAGCCGAAGGGGTGTTGCGGGGTGGCCTCGCGCTTCGCCTTCTTGCCGCCGACAAGCAGCAGTGCCTGGTTGCCGGAGTCTGCGACCGAGTGCACGGACTCGGCGAGCATCGACGACGAGCCGCTGAAGAGGAACGCCACGAACTTCGCTACCGCGATCGCGAGGTTGGCGACCAGTGCCGCCACGATCGCCTTGGTGCCGCCTGACGCGCTCATATGTTCGCGTTGTCCCTTCGTACGCCGTTCCAGGGCCGGGATGCCGCCTTGGTGCGGCACCCGTGGCTTTGCCCGTGCTTGACGGTGGGCCATTGTTGCAGCCCGCTCGGGCCGCGGTGCTTCAGGTCACCAGCACGGGGGGCATCGAAACGGTCAGGCGACGACGGTGGCCCGGAAGAGCGTGCCGGTTCCTGACACTTCGGCCTTTTCGCCGGCCGGGACGAAGACGGACCGGCCGGGGGTCAGGTCGTGTTCACCCGCCCGGACCGTACCGGCGGTGCAGAGCAGGATCTGCGGGGTCGCGCGGGTGAGGTCGTGGGCGCTGCCGGCTTCGGGGAGGACGTAGCGGGACAGGCGGAACTCGTCGATCGGGGTCTCGTAGACCTCCTCGCCGTCCGGGGAGGCCTCGGGGCGCAGGACGCCGGGGTCGCTGGGCCGGAAGCGGACGATGCGCAGGAGCTCGGGGACGTCGACGTGCTTGGGGGTCAGGCCGCAGCGCAGGACGTTGTCGGAGTTGGCCATGATCTCGACGCCGAGGCCGTTCAGGTAGGCGTGCGGGACGCCGGCGCCCAGGTAGAGGGCCTCGCCGGGCTGGAGCCGGACGTGGTTCAGCAGCATCGCGGCGATGACTCCGGGGTCGCCCGGGTAGTGGTGGGCGATGTCGGCGTAGGGGGCGTAGGTGCCACCGAGGCGGGTGCAGGCGGCGGCCGCCTCCGCCACGGTTCGGGACATCTCCTCGGGGTCGGCGGTGAGGATCGCCGTGAGGACCTCGCGCAGGGCGGCGGCCTCGGGGTGGGCGTGCAGCAGGTCGACGTACGGCTTGAGAGAGTCGACGCCGAGGTCGTCGAGCAGGCCGGCGGCCTCCAGCGGGTCGCGGAAGCCGCACAGGCCGTCGAACTCGGTGAGGGCGCAGATCAGTTCGGGCTTGTGGTTGGCGTCCTTGTAGTTGCGGTGCGGGGCGTCCGCGGGGATACCGCGGCGCTCCTCGTCCGCGTAGCCCTCCTTGGCCTGCTCCAGGTCGGGGTGGACCTGGAGGGAGAGGGGGGCGCCCGCGGCGAGGATCTTGAGGAGGAAGGGCAAGCGGGGGCCGAACTTGGCGACGGCGGCCGGTCCGAGTTCCTTTTCGGGGTCGGCGTCGATGACCTCGACGAGCGTGCCCCGGTCGGTGCGTGAGGGTGCGCCGGGGTGGGCGCCCATCCACAGCTCCGCCTGCGGCTCGCCGGTCGGTTCGGTGCCGAGCAGGTGCGGGATGGCGGTGGGGGAACCCCAGGCGTAGGGGCGGATGGTGTTGTCGAGGCGGTCCATGGGGGTCTCTCTGGGTGTTCGGGCGTGCGGGCGCGTCAGGGTGTCTGGGGAATGATCAGGCCCTCGAAGCGAGCGCCAGGTAAACCGCGGCGAAATCCGTGATGGCGATCAGTTCCGCGAGGGTCTCGAGTTCGCCGCCCGCCTCCGGTTCCAGTTCGCTGATCGGCGTGTCGTGGCTGAGGGCCAGGTCGCGGGCGCCGGGGGCGGCGGTGAGGCCGCCGATGGGGCGGTCGCGCAGGAGCACCACGCGCGCGTGCAGGGCGGGTGGTTCCTCGACGCGGTCGCGGAAGAAGTCGTCGGGGTTGGCGCTGGCGGCCAGGGGGCCGGCGAGCAGGGCGCTGTGTGCGGCGAGAGCCTCGGGGAGCTCGGCGACGACCGCGGGGGTGCCGGAGAGTTCGGCGAGCGCGGCGGCGAAACGGCGGCCCGCCGGGCCGGCCGAGGTGCCCTCGGTCCAGACGATCGGGAGCGCGTCGGCGAGTTCGGCGGCGAGGGTCTTGGCGGGGTTGCTGTAGGTGGCGATGGCGGGGCCGCAGCGTTCGGCGACGGCGTCGAGGCGGTCGGCGACCTTGCCGAGGGCGTCCGGCGGGGCGGCGAGGACTCCCGTACGGTCCAGCAGCGCGAGCAGTGGGGTGAGCAGCGCCCACAGAACGCCGGGGGCGGAGGCGGCGAGGGGCTCGTCCTGGTCGTACGGGGCGGTCGCCATGGGGACGAACAGGCCGTGCGAGCCGTTCACCGCGTCGGCGAGCGGGGAGCGGCTGGGGGCTACGGCGACGGCGTTGCAGCCGCGGCGGTAGGCCTGCTCGGCGAGGAGGGACAGGCCCGGTTCGGTGCCGTCCGGGGTGGTGATCAGGAGGAGGTCGACGGAGCCGACCCAGCCGGGCAGCTCCCAGCGCAGGGCGCCCGCGGCGGGGGCGACGCCGGTGGGGGCCAGCCGCGTGACCGGGCTGCCGGCGCCGGCGAGGGTGCCGATGAGGTCGGCGGCGTGGGTGGCGGCGGCGCCCGGGCCGGCGATGAGGACGGCGCGTGGGCGGCCGTCGGGCTTGAGGTCGTTGATGCCGGCCTCGGCGGAGTGGCGGGCGGCCGTGCGGACGCGGGCGCCGGCTTCTGCGGCGCCGCGGAGCAGCCCGCGGTGATCGGCCTCGGAGAGGCCCTCCGGGGAGTCGAGCAGCGATTCGTCGAGCATGGGCGGCTGCCTCCGATGGCCGGGGTCCGTTCGGGCCCCGTATTTGGGGGTGTCCTACGTCGGTGCCCGTTGTGCCGGGGGGCTATGTGCACCGGGGGTTCACGCGAGTGTGTCTGCCCGGGCGGGGGCTACGCGGGGCGGCGGGCCTCGTCGACCAGGAGGACGGGGATGCCGTCGCGGACGGGGTAGGCCAGGCCGCAGTTCTGGTCGGTGCAGAGCAATTCGGTGTCCTGCTCCTTGAGGGGGGCGTGGCAGGCCGGGCAGGCGAGGATTTCGAGGAGGCCGGCTTCGAGTGCCATGCGGGGTCCCTTCGGGATTGGACGGGGTGGGCGTTGGTGCTGGGGGTGGTGCGGATGTGCCTGGTCAGGGTACCGCCGGTGGGGGTGGTTGGTAGGTGCGATGGGTGGGTGGGTGGTGAAGGGGCTCCACCCCTTTGACCCCGGGCTTCGCCCCCTGGCCCCCTGGGCCTGTGCCCACCCGCCGCACGAAGCGGTCGGACAAGAGGCTGGACTCGCCGACCCGTCAGGCCCTGATGATCGCCAGTGCCTCGTCCCTCACCCTGGCCATCGTCTCCGGGTCCCTCGCCTCCGCGTTCAGGCGGAGCAGTGGCTCCGTGTTGGAGGGGCGGACGTTGAACCACCAGTCGGTGGCGGAGACGGTCAGGCCGTCCAGGTCGTCGAGGGTGATGCCCTCGCGGCCCTCGTACGCGGAGCGGATCGCGGCGAGGCGGGCCGACTGGTCGGTGACCGTGGAGTTGATCTCGCCGGAGCCGGCGTAACGGTCGTACTGGGCGACGAGGGCGGAGAGCGGTCCCGACTGGCCGCCGAGGGCCGCCAGGACGTGGAGGGCGGCCAGCATGCCCGTGTCGGCGTTCCAGAAGTCGCGGAAGTAGTAGTGCGCGGAGTGTTCGCCGCCGAAGATCGCGCCCGACCGCGCCATTTCCGCCTTGATGAAGGAGTGGCCCACGCGAGTGCGGACCGGGGTGCCGCCGTTCTCCGCGACGACCTCGGGGACCGACCAGGACGTGATCAGGTTGTGGATGATCGTGCCCTTGCCGCCGTGCCTGGCCAGTTCGCGGGAGGCGACCAGGGCGGTGATCGCCGACGGGGAGACCGGCTCGCCTTGCTCGTCGACGACGAAGCAGCGGTCGGCGTCGCCGTCGAAGGCGAGGCCGAGGTCGGCGCCCTCCTCGCGGACGCGCTTCTGGAGGTCGACGAGGTTGGCGGGGTCGAGGGGGTTGGCCTCGTGGTTGGGGAAGGTGCCGTCAAGTTCGAAGTACATCGGGACGAGCGTCAGGGGCAGGCCGGCGAAGACCTCGGGGACCGTGTGGCCGCCCATGCCGTTGCCCGCGTCGACGACGACCTTCAGGGGGCGGATGGAGGTCAGGTCGACCAGGGAGCGCAGGTACGCCGCGTAGTCCGACAACGTGTCGCGTCCGGTGATGGTTCCGGGCGTCGCGGCGGGCTCGGGGGCGCCCGACTCGCTCCAGCGCTCGACCAGTTCGCGGATCTCGGCGAGGCCGGTGTCCTGGCCGACCGGGGCGGCTCCCATGCGGCACATCTTGATGCCGTTGTACTGCGCCGGGTTGTGGGAGGCGGTGAACATGGCGCCCGGCAGGTTCAGCGCGCCGGAGGCGTAGTAGAGCTGGTCCGTCGAGCACAGGCCGATCTCCGTCACGTCGGCGCCCAGCGCCGCCGCCCCGCGCGCGAAGGCACGCGACAGGCCCGGTGAGGAGGGCCGCATGTCGTGCCCGGTCGCGATGGCGCTCGCGCCGGTGACCCGCACGAAGGCCGCTCCGAAGAGCTCGGCCAGGGACTCGTCCCACTGGTCGGGGACGACCCCGCGTACGTCGTACGCCTTCACGACCTGCGACAGATCAGCAGCCACGGCCAACCTTCCTGAAAAAGTACTGTCGGTCCGCACAAACTACCCCCGCCCGCTGACAGCGCGCTGTGCGGACGCCCAGTGGACGCCCGGACGTCATCTCTTGTCAGGGCAGCATCCAGCCCAGGACGGGTGTGCTCTGGCCGACCACGATCAGGCACATCACCAGCAGCAGGCCCAGGCTCCACGGCAGTACCCTGCGCAGCAAGTCGCCCTCGCGGCCCGCGAGTCCGACGGCCGCGCAGGCGATGGTGAGGTTCTGCGGGGAGATCATCTTGCCCAGGACGCCGCCGGAGCTGTTGGCGGCGGCCAGGAGGTCGGGCGACAGTCCCGACTCGCGGGCGGCGGTCACCTGGAGGGCGCCGAAGAGCGCGTTGGCCGAGGTGTCCGATCCGGTCACGGCGACGCCGAACCAGCCGAGGACGGGCGACAGGAAGGCGAGACCGGCTCCGGCCGCCGCCACGAAGTGGCCGATGGTCGCCGCCTGGCCGGAGAGGTTCATGACGTACGCGAGCCCCAGGACGGACGTCACCGTCAGGATCGCGAAGCGCAGCTCGTGGACCGTCGCGAGCCACTCCTTCACCGCCACCCGCGCGTGCACCCCGATGACGGCGGCCGTGCAGATGCCGGCGAGCAGCACGAGCGTGCCGCCGGTCGACACGATCGGCCAGGTGAAGACGTTGCCGCCGACCGGTTCGCCGTCGGAGCCGAGCACGTTCAACAAGGGCCAGTCGTAGGTCTGGGTGGCCTTGTCCAGCCAGT encodes the following:
- a CDS encoding stage II sporulation protein M; translated protein: MDLDVFVSAHRAEWDRLEALLRRQRRLSGAEADELVTLYQRTATHLSLIQSSAPDPQLTGRLSQLVARARSAVTGTRRATWRDVTRFLAHGFPAAVYKSRHWWVPTALLSTAVAGLLGWWIGTHPEVQASIAAPSELRELTRPGGQYETYYSSHPAASFAAQVWTNNAWAAALCLILGVFLGLPVLWILFQNMLNLGIGVGLMSSAGRLDTFLGLVLPHGLLELTAVFVAAGTGLRLGWTLIDPGPRTRRTALAEEGRAAIGMAIGLALVLFVSGAIEGFVTPSGLPTWARITIGVVAEAAFLAYVYVLGGRAARAGETGDVEAAERSATVPTAA
- a CDS encoding RDD family protein gives rise to the protein MSELVTGEAVALELRPARLPSRALAVLLDLVVAVAVYVAVTIAIVVSTASLDEAAQTALSIATFVLVLVGGPIAVETLSHGRSLGKMACGLRVVRDDGGPIRFRHALVRGLIGVIEILMTFGVVACIASFVSARGRRLGDVFAGTLVVRERTPVARTGFVPPPPPWLAGRFSGLDLSAVPDGLWLAVRQYLTRVQQLDPQVGWSMGERLASDLAERTGVPVPQGVPPAAYLAAVVHERQSREARRAFGSGSASSAARAAYWAPASETAPAAGAAPAVYGPSASPPGAASEPSGGVRPAEAHEVPAGDRPGTGFVPPA
- the ahcY gene encoding adenosylhomocysteinase, which gives rise to MTTVENRQDFKVADLSLAEFGRKEITLAEHEMPGLMAIRKEYAEAQPLAGARVTGSLHMTVQTAVLIETLVALGARVRWASCNIFSTQDHAAAAIAVGPNGTPDNPQGVPVFAWKGETLEEYWWCTEQALTWPDSPTGGPNMILDDGGDATLLVHKGVEYEKDGKVPDVDTAESDEHRVILELLHRTITDGSQKWTQLASEIRGVTEETTTGVHRLYEMQRDGTLLFPAINVNDAVTKSKFDNKYGCRHSLVDGINRATDVLIGGKTAVVCGYGDVGKGCAESLRGQGARVIVTEIDPICALQAAMDGYQVTTLDEVIDKADIFITTTGNKDIIIAGDMAKMKHQAIVGNIGHFDNEIDMAGLAKIPGIVKDEIKPQVHTWTFPDGKVIIVLSEGRLLNLGNATGHPSFVMSNSFADQTLAQIELFTKPDEYPTGVYVLPKHLDEKVARLHLDALGVKLTTLRPEQAEYIGVEVEGPYKPDHYRY
- a CDS encoding cation diffusion facilitator family transporter; this encodes MSASGGTKAIVAALVANLAIAVAKFVAFLFSGSSSMLAESVHSVADSGNQALLLVGGKKAKREATPQHPFGYGRERYIYAFLVSIVLFSVGGMFALYEGYEKIKHPHELTHWYWPVGVLVFAIIAETFSFRTAIKESNVLRGQRSWKEFVRHAKAPELPVVLLEDLGALVGLFLALGGVGLALLTGDSVWDGIGTLCIGILLILIALVLAAETKSLLLGESAGVEETQKIEAALVDGDTVTRIIHMRTLHLGPEELLVAAKIAVHHEETATEIAAAIDAAESRIREAVPIARVIYLEPDIYSQAEAAKGSDPDASPGGPTPHSTDH
- the manA gene encoding mannose-6-phosphate isomerase, class I, with the translated sequence MDRLDNTIRPYAWGSPTAIPHLLGTEPTGEPQAELWMGAHPGAPSRTDRGTLVEVIDADPEKELGPAAVAKFGPRLPFLLKILAAGAPLSLQVHPDLEQAKEGYADEERRGIPADAPHRNYKDANHKPELICALTEFDGLCGFRDPLEAAGLLDDLGVDSLKPYVDLLHAHPEAAALREVLTAILTADPEEMSRTVAEAAAACTRLGGTYAPYADIAHHYPGDPGVIAAMLLNHVRLQPGEALYLGAGVPHAYLNGLGVEIMANSDNVLRCGLTPKHVDVPELLRIVRFRPSDPGVLRPEASPDGEEVYETPIDEFRLSRYVLPEAGSAHDLTRATPQILLCTAGTVRAGEHDLTPGRSVFVPAGEKAEVSGTGTLFRATVVA
- a CDS encoding SIS domain-containing protein produces the protein MLDESLLDSPEGLSEADHRGLLRGAAEAGARVRTAARHSAEAGINDLKPDGRPRAVLIAGPGAAATHAADLIGTLAGAGSPVTRLAPTGVAPAAGALRWELPGWVGSVDLLLITTPDGTEPGLSLLAEQAYRRGCNAVAVAPSRSPLADAVNGSHGLFVPMATAPYDQDEPLAASAPGVLWALLTPLLALLDRTGVLAAPPDALGKVADRLDAVAERCGPAIATYSNPAKTLAAELADALPIVWTEGTSAGPAGRRFAAALAELSGTPAVVAELPEALAAHSALLAGPLAASANPDDFFRDRVEEPPALHARVVLLRDRPIGGLTAAPGARDLALSHDTPISELEPEAGGELETLAELIAITDFAAVYLALASRA
- a CDS encoding Trm112 family protein, encoding MALEAGLLEILACPACHAPLKEQDTELLCTDQNCGLAYPVRDGIPVLLVDEARRPA